The Tenebrio molitor chromosome 5, icTenMoli1.1, whole genome shotgun sequence genome has a segment encoding these proteins:
- the Rgl gene encoding ral guanine nucleotide dissociation stimulator-like 1 isoform X6 has translation MNDAESLPTWRLWGEEKADGALYTVYLKKVRYHRPTRSLSSSHSDSDDEISHLEWETVRVRFVKAGTLKKLVEALSTDDGELETTYINVFLATYRSFSTPREVLKLLLQRYEELSDSPPNGKIDQHEQHRKTLISALHVWLDSYPEDFKDPPNHTALTHLLHFCEEFLPATELHAKVQHRLDRYSREAQADPLLVPPPAFALRAAAAGWRVYKLPDVPVRHFAEQLTRMDVDLFKKLVPHQCLGAVWSRRDKSRSHEAATVLATVNQFNAVSFRVISSILVEPGLRAVDRAQIISCWIDIAQELRLIKNFSSLKAIISGLQSNPIYRLQRTWQAVPKEKIELFDELAKIFSEDNNQWTQRELLMREGTAKYADTVGENDKQLQKIFQKQNHHTANISFGTIPYLGTFLTDLTMIDTAIPDVIADGLINFDKRRKEFEVLAQIKLLQGAANAYHFNADAAFDRWFDSILVLDDREAYQLSCQIEPSHSGNNVKSKKKVSVGHQKNDSIASTSSSNSSQFYCDIDSMPSSPHNSIDRKLSPSQMSNSSSNSSLPSLDVSLNSSHSGGASNKLQVPYGGNTGTLSPSHSQKSSPDFYIIKVTYETDSVETEGIVLYKSIMLSNNERTPQVIRNAMYKLGLEGNPDRYTLAQVLPDKEMVLPSNANVYYAVNPSYNLNFILRPKRSEESDVAGKSSKGK, from the exons ATGAACGATGCTGAAAGCTTG CCCACATGGCGACTGTGGGGCGAGGAAAAAGCGGATGGCGCTCTCTACACGGTCTACCTCAAAAAAGTTCGTTACCACCGACCAACAAGAAGTCTGTCATCGTCACATTCG GATTCAGATGACGAGATCTCCCACCTGGAATGGGAGACGGTCCGTGTCCGGTTCGTCAAGGCGGGCACGTTGAAAAAACTGGTCGAGGCCCTCTCCACCGACGACGGAGAACTCGAAACCACCTACATCAACGTGTTCCTGGCGACTTACAGGAGCTTCTCCACCCCCAGAGAGGTTCTCAAGTTGCTCCTGCAACGCTACGAAGAACTGTCGGACTCACCTCCGAACGGAAAGATCGACCAGCATGAACAGCACCGGAA GACCCTCATATCGGCCCTGCACGTGTGGTTGGATAGTTACCCGGAGGATTTCAAGGATCCTCCAAATCATACCGCCCTCACTCACCTGCTCCATTTCTGCGAGGAGTTCCTGCCCGCCACCGAACTCCACGCCAAAGTACAACACAGGCTGGATAGGTACAGCAGGGAGGCCCAGGCCGATCCCTTGCTGGTACCGCCACCGGCTTTCGCTTTGAGAGCGGCGGCGGCAGGATGGAGGGTTTATAAACTTCCGGATGTTCCGGTCAGACATTTTGCCGAGCAGCTCACGAGGATGGATGTG GATCTCTTCAAGAAGTTGGTCCCGCATCAATGCCTGGGCGCTGTGTGGTCCCGGCGCGACAAGAGCCGTTCCCATGAGGCGGCGACCGTTCTGGCGACAGTAAACCAATTCAACGCCGTCTCCTTCAGAGTCATATCGTCAATTCTAGTCGAACCTGGTCTCAGGGCCGTGGACAGGGCACAAATCATATCGTGTTGGATAGACATAGCGCAGGAACTGCGGCTCATCAAGAACTTCTCCAGTTTGAAGGCCATAATATCCGGGTTACAGAGCAATCCAATCTACCGATTGCAGCGAACTTGGCAGGCAGTGCCCAAAGAAAAAATCGAGTTATTCGACGAGCTTGCCAAGATATTCAGCGAAGATAACAATCAGTGGACGCAGAGAGAGTTGTTGATGAGGGAGGGAACAGCGAAATATGCGGACACCGTGGGCGAGAACGACAAGcagttgcaaaaaatattccaGAAGCAGAACCATCACACGGCGAACATCTCGTTCGGGACGATTCCCTATTTGGGAACGTTTCTGACCGATCTAACGATGATCGATACCGCCATCCCGGACGTAATCGCCGACGGTCTGATCAACTTCGACAAGAGACGCAAAGAATTCGAGGTCCTAGCTCAGATTAAGTTGCTCCAAGGAGCGGCCAATGCCTACCATTTCAATGCCGACGCTGCCTTCGACAGATGGTTCGATTCGATTTTGGTATTGGACGATCGAGAGGCGTATCAGCTTAGCTGCCAGATCGAGCCCTCGCATTCAGGCAACAACGTCAAATCGAAGAAGAAAGTCTCGGTCGGCCATCAGAAAAACGATTCCATAGCGAGTACGTCGAGTAGCAATAGTTCCCAGTTTTATTGTGATATCGACAGCATGCCCAGTTCTCCGCATAACAGTATCGATAGGAAACTGAGTCCTTCTCAAATGTCGAATTCCAGCAGCAACTCGTCTCTGCCGTCGTTGGATGTTTCGTTGAACAGTTCGCATTCGGGGGGCGCCAGTAATAAATTACAAGTTCCTTACGGCGGCAATACGGGGACGTTGAGTCCGAGCCATTCCCAGAAAAGCAGTCCGGATTTTTATATTATCAAAGTTACTTACGAGACGGATAGTGTGGAGACCGAGGGAATAGTGTTGTACAAAAGTATCATGTTGAGTAATAACGAAAGAACGCCTCAGGTTATCAGAAATGCCATGTACAAATTGGGGTTGGAAGGTAATCCAGACCGATACACTCTCGCTCAAGTTTTGCCTGACAAAG AAATGGTTCTCCCTTCAAACGCCAATGTCTATTATGCTGTAAATCCATcctacaatttgaattttattttgcgtcCCAAAAGATCAGAAGAATCTGACGTTGCGGGGAAAAGTTCAAAGGGAAAGTGA
- the Rgl gene encoding ral guanine nucleotide dissociation stimulator-like 1 isoform X5, which yields MNDAESLQPTWRLWGEEKADGALYTVYLKKVRYHRPTRSLSSSHSDSDDEISHLEWETVRVRFVKAGTLKKLVEALSTDDGELETTYINVFLATYRSFSTPREVLKLLLQRYEELSDSPPNGKIDQHEQHRKTLISALHVWLDSYPEDFKDPPNHTALTHLLHFCEEFLPATELHAKVQHRLDRYSREAQADPLLVPPPAFALRAAAAGWRVYKLPDVPVRHFAEQLTRMDVDLFKKLVPHQCLGAVWSRRDKSRSHEAATVLATVNQFNAVSFRVISSILVEPGLRAVDRAQIISCWIDIAQELRLIKNFSSLKAIISGLQSNPIYRLQRTWQAVPKEKIELFDELAKIFSEDNNQWTQRELLMREGTAKYADTVGENDKQLQKIFQKQNHHTANISFGTIPYLGTFLTDLTMIDTAIPDVIADGLINFDKRRKEFEVLAQIKLLQGAANAYHFNADAAFDRWFDSILVLDDREAYQLSCQIEPSHSGNNVKSKKKVSVGHQKNDSIASTSSSNSSQFYCDIDSMPSSPHNSIDRKLSPSQMSNSSSNSSLPSLDVSLNSSHSGGASNKLQVPYGGNTGTLSPSHSQKSSPDFYIIKVTYETDSVETEGIVLYKSIMLSNNERTPQVIRNAMYKLGLEGNPDRYTLAQVLPDKEMVLPSNANVYYAVNPSYNLNFILRPKRSEESDVAGKSSKGK from the exons ATGAACGATGCTGAAAGCTTG CAGCCCACATGGCGACTGTGGGGCGAGGAAAAAGCGGATGGCGCTCTCTACACGGTCTACCTCAAAAAAGTTCGTTACCACCGACCAACAAGAAGTCTGTCATCGTCACATTCG GATTCAGATGACGAGATCTCCCACCTGGAATGGGAGACGGTCCGTGTCCGGTTCGTCAAGGCGGGCACGTTGAAAAAACTGGTCGAGGCCCTCTCCACCGACGACGGAGAACTCGAAACCACCTACATCAACGTGTTCCTGGCGACTTACAGGAGCTTCTCCACCCCCAGAGAGGTTCTCAAGTTGCTCCTGCAACGCTACGAAGAACTGTCGGACTCACCTCCGAACGGAAAGATCGACCAGCATGAACAGCACCGGAA GACCCTCATATCGGCCCTGCACGTGTGGTTGGATAGTTACCCGGAGGATTTCAAGGATCCTCCAAATCATACCGCCCTCACTCACCTGCTCCATTTCTGCGAGGAGTTCCTGCCCGCCACCGAACTCCACGCCAAAGTACAACACAGGCTGGATAGGTACAGCAGGGAGGCCCAGGCCGATCCCTTGCTGGTACCGCCACCGGCTTTCGCTTTGAGAGCGGCGGCGGCAGGATGGAGGGTTTATAAACTTCCGGATGTTCCGGTCAGACATTTTGCCGAGCAGCTCACGAGGATGGATGTG GATCTCTTCAAGAAGTTGGTCCCGCATCAATGCCTGGGCGCTGTGTGGTCCCGGCGCGACAAGAGCCGTTCCCATGAGGCGGCGACCGTTCTGGCGACAGTAAACCAATTCAACGCCGTCTCCTTCAGAGTCATATCGTCAATTCTAGTCGAACCTGGTCTCAGGGCCGTGGACAGGGCACAAATCATATCGTGTTGGATAGACATAGCGCAGGAACTGCGGCTCATCAAGAACTTCTCCAGTTTGAAGGCCATAATATCCGGGTTACAGAGCAATCCAATCTACCGATTGCAGCGAACTTGGCAGGCAGTGCCCAAAGAAAAAATCGAGTTATTCGACGAGCTTGCCAAGATATTCAGCGAAGATAACAATCAGTGGACGCAGAGAGAGTTGTTGATGAGGGAGGGAACAGCGAAATATGCGGACACCGTGGGCGAGAACGACAAGcagttgcaaaaaatattccaGAAGCAGAACCATCACACGGCGAACATCTCGTTCGGGACGATTCCCTATTTGGGAACGTTTCTGACCGATCTAACGATGATCGATACCGCCATCCCGGACGTAATCGCCGACGGTCTGATCAACTTCGACAAGAGACGCAAAGAATTCGAGGTCCTAGCTCAGATTAAGTTGCTCCAAGGAGCGGCCAATGCCTACCATTTCAATGCCGACGCTGCCTTCGACAGATGGTTCGATTCGATTTTGGTATTGGACGATCGAGAGGCGTATCAGCTTAGCTGCCAGATCGAGCCCTCGCATTCAGGCAACAACGTCAAATCGAAGAAGAAAGTCTCGGTCGGCCATCAGAAAAACGATTCCATAGCGAGTACGTCGAGTAGCAATAGTTCCCAGTTTTATTGTGATATCGACAGCATGCCCAGTTCTCCGCATAACAGTATCGATAGGAAACTGAGTCCTTCTCAAATGTCGAATTCCAGCAGCAACTCGTCTCTGCCGTCGTTGGATGTTTCGTTGAACAGTTCGCATTCGGGGGGCGCCAGTAATAAATTACAAGTTCCTTACGGCGGCAATACGGGGACGTTGAGTCCGAGCCATTCCCAGAAAAGCAGTCCGGATTTTTATATTATCAAAGTTACTTACGAGACGGATAGTGTGGAGACCGAGGGAATAGTGTTGTACAAAAGTATCATGTTGAGTAATAACGAAAGAACGCCTCAGGTTATCAGAAATGCCATGTACAAATTGGGGTTGGAAGGTAATCCAGACCGATACACTCTCGCTCAAGTTTTGCCTGACAAAG AAATGGTTCTCCCTTCAAACGCCAATGTCTATTATGCTGTAAATCCATcctacaatttgaattttattttgcgtcCCAAAAGATCAGAAGAATCTGACGTTGCGGGGAAAAGTTCAAAGGGAAAGTGA
- the Rgl gene encoding ral guanine nucleotide dissociation stimulator-like 1 isoform X1, whose product MLLPTNSTPVGFQQELYHSVTEKTKFFASKCLNRSTSPSGDKMNDSFRGRFRFCVCTLPRKNTKKTAKWYVKQPTWRLWGEEKADGALYTVYLKKVRYHRPTRSLSSSHSDSDDEISHLEWETVRVRFVKAGTLKKLVEALSTDDGELETTYINVFLATYRSFSTPREVLKLLLQRYEELSDSPPNGKIDQHEQHRKTLISALHVWLDSYPEDFKDPPNHTALTHLLHFCEEFLPATELHAKVQHRLDRYSREAQADPLLVPPPAFALRAAAAGWRVYKLPDVPVRHFAEQLTRMDVDLFKKLVPHQCLGAVWSRRDKSRSHEAATVLATVNQFNAVSFRVISSILVEPGLRAVDRAQIISCWIDIAQELRLIKNFSSLKAIISGLQSNPIYRLQRTWQAVPKEKIELFDELAKIFSEDNNQWTQRELLMREGTAKYADTVGENDKQLQKIFQKQNHHTANISFGTIPYLGTFLTDLTMIDTAIPDVIADGLINFDKRRKEFEVLAQIKLLQGAANAYHFNADAAFDRWFDSILVLDDREAYQLSCQIEPSHSGNNVKSKKKVSVGHQKNDSIASTSSSNSSQFYCDIDSMPSSPHNSIDRKLSPSQMSNSSSNSSLPSLDVSLNSSHSGGASNKLQVPYGGNTGTLSPSHSQKSSPDFYIIKVTYETDSVETEGIVLYKSIMLSNNERTPQVIRNAMYKLGLEGNPDRYTLAQVLPDKEMVLPSNANVYYAVNPSYNLNFILRPKRSEESDVAGKSSKGK is encoded by the exons ATGCTACTCCCGACCAACTCGACACCTGTCGGTTTTCAACAAGAACTTTATCACAGTGTCAcggaaaaaacaaagttttttGCTTCGAAATGCCTCAACAGGAGTACGAGTCCTAGTGGTGACAAAATGAACGATTCATTTCGGGGAAGGTTCAGATTTTGCGTTTGTACTTTACCGAGGAAAAATACCAAAAAGACGGCCAAGTGGTATGTAAAG CAGCCCACATGGCGACTGTGGGGCGAGGAAAAAGCGGATGGCGCTCTCTACACGGTCTACCTCAAAAAAGTTCGTTACCACCGACCAACAAGAAGTCTGTCATCGTCACATTCG GATTCAGATGACGAGATCTCCCACCTGGAATGGGAGACGGTCCGTGTCCGGTTCGTCAAGGCGGGCACGTTGAAAAAACTGGTCGAGGCCCTCTCCACCGACGACGGAGAACTCGAAACCACCTACATCAACGTGTTCCTGGCGACTTACAGGAGCTTCTCCACCCCCAGAGAGGTTCTCAAGTTGCTCCTGCAACGCTACGAAGAACTGTCGGACTCACCTCCGAACGGAAAGATCGACCAGCATGAACAGCACCGGAA GACCCTCATATCGGCCCTGCACGTGTGGTTGGATAGTTACCCGGAGGATTTCAAGGATCCTCCAAATCATACCGCCCTCACTCACCTGCTCCATTTCTGCGAGGAGTTCCTGCCCGCCACCGAACTCCACGCCAAAGTACAACACAGGCTGGATAGGTACAGCAGGGAGGCCCAGGCCGATCCCTTGCTGGTACCGCCACCGGCTTTCGCTTTGAGAGCGGCGGCGGCAGGATGGAGGGTTTATAAACTTCCGGATGTTCCGGTCAGACATTTTGCCGAGCAGCTCACGAGGATGGATGTG GATCTCTTCAAGAAGTTGGTCCCGCATCAATGCCTGGGCGCTGTGTGGTCCCGGCGCGACAAGAGCCGTTCCCATGAGGCGGCGACCGTTCTGGCGACAGTAAACCAATTCAACGCCGTCTCCTTCAGAGTCATATCGTCAATTCTAGTCGAACCTGGTCTCAGGGCCGTGGACAGGGCACAAATCATATCGTGTTGGATAGACATAGCGCAGGAACTGCGGCTCATCAAGAACTTCTCCAGTTTGAAGGCCATAATATCCGGGTTACAGAGCAATCCAATCTACCGATTGCAGCGAACTTGGCAGGCAGTGCCCAAAGAAAAAATCGAGTTATTCGACGAGCTTGCCAAGATATTCAGCGAAGATAACAATCAGTGGACGCAGAGAGAGTTGTTGATGAGGGAGGGAACAGCGAAATATGCGGACACCGTGGGCGAGAACGACAAGcagttgcaaaaaatattccaGAAGCAGAACCATCACACGGCGAACATCTCGTTCGGGACGATTCCCTATTTGGGAACGTTTCTGACCGATCTAACGATGATCGATACCGCCATCCCGGACGTAATCGCCGACGGTCTGATCAACTTCGACAAGAGACGCAAAGAATTCGAGGTCCTAGCTCAGATTAAGTTGCTCCAAGGAGCGGCCAATGCCTACCATTTCAATGCCGACGCTGCCTTCGACAGATGGTTCGATTCGATTTTGGTATTGGACGATCGAGAGGCGTATCAGCTTAGCTGCCAGATCGAGCCCTCGCATTCAGGCAACAACGTCAAATCGAAGAAGAAAGTCTCGGTCGGCCATCAGAAAAACGATTCCATAGCGAGTACGTCGAGTAGCAATAGTTCCCAGTTTTATTGTGATATCGACAGCATGCCCAGTTCTCCGCATAACAGTATCGATAGGAAACTGAGTCCTTCTCAAATGTCGAATTCCAGCAGCAACTCGTCTCTGCCGTCGTTGGATGTTTCGTTGAACAGTTCGCATTCGGGGGGCGCCAGTAATAAATTACAAGTTCCTTACGGCGGCAATACGGGGACGTTGAGTCCGAGCCATTCCCAGAAAAGCAGTCCGGATTTTTATATTATCAAAGTTACTTACGAGACGGATAGTGTGGAGACCGAGGGAATAGTGTTGTACAAAAGTATCATGTTGAGTAATAACGAAAGAACGCCTCAGGTTATCAGAAATGCCATGTACAAATTGGGGTTGGAAGGTAATCCAGACCGATACACTCTCGCTCAAGTTTTGCCTGACAAAG AAATGGTTCTCCCTTCAAACGCCAATGTCTATTATGCTGTAAATCCATcctacaatttgaattttattttgcgtcCCAAAAGATCAGAAGAATCTGACGTTGCGGGGAAAAGTTCAAAGGGAAAGTGA
- the Rgl gene encoding ral guanine nucleotide dissociation stimulator-like 1 isoform X2: MLLPTNSTPVGFQQELYHSVTEKTKFFASKCLNRSTSPSGDKMNDSFRGRFRFCVCTLPRKNTKKTAKWYVKPTWRLWGEEKADGALYTVYLKKVRYHRPTRSLSSSHSDSDDEISHLEWETVRVRFVKAGTLKKLVEALSTDDGELETTYINVFLATYRSFSTPREVLKLLLQRYEELSDSPPNGKIDQHEQHRKTLISALHVWLDSYPEDFKDPPNHTALTHLLHFCEEFLPATELHAKVQHRLDRYSREAQADPLLVPPPAFALRAAAAGWRVYKLPDVPVRHFAEQLTRMDVDLFKKLVPHQCLGAVWSRRDKSRSHEAATVLATVNQFNAVSFRVISSILVEPGLRAVDRAQIISCWIDIAQELRLIKNFSSLKAIISGLQSNPIYRLQRTWQAVPKEKIELFDELAKIFSEDNNQWTQRELLMREGTAKYADTVGENDKQLQKIFQKQNHHTANISFGTIPYLGTFLTDLTMIDTAIPDVIADGLINFDKRRKEFEVLAQIKLLQGAANAYHFNADAAFDRWFDSILVLDDREAYQLSCQIEPSHSGNNVKSKKKVSVGHQKNDSIASTSSSNSSQFYCDIDSMPSSPHNSIDRKLSPSQMSNSSSNSSLPSLDVSLNSSHSGGASNKLQVPYGGNTGTLSPSHSQKSSPDFYIIKVTYETDSVETEGIVLYKSIMLSNNERTPQVIRNAMYKLGLEGNPDRYTLAQVLPDKEMVLPSNANVYYAVNPSYNLNFILRPKRSEESDVAGKSSKGK; this comes from the exons ATGCTACTCCCGACCAACTCGACACCTGTCGGTTTTCAACAAGAACTTTATCACAGTGTCAcggaaaaaacaaagttttttGCTTCGAAATGCCTCAACAGGAGTACGAGTCCTAGTGGTGACAAAATGAACGATTCATTTCGGGGAAGGTTCAGATTTTGCGTTTGTACTTTACCGAGGAAAAATACCAAAAAGACGGCCAAGTGGTATGTAAAG CCCACATGGCGACTGTGGGGCGAGGAAAAAGCGGATGGCGCTCTCTACACGGTCTACCTCAAAAAAGTTCGTTACCACCGACCAACAAGAAGTCTGTCATCGTCACATTCG GATTCAGATGACGAGATCTCCCACCTGGAATGGGAGACGGTCCGTGTCCGGTTCGTCAAGGCGGGCACGTTGAAAAAACTGGTCGAGGCCCTCTCCACCGACGACGGAGAACTCGAAACCACCTACATCAACGTGTTCCTGGCGACTTACAGGAGCTTCTCCACCCCCAGAGAGGTTCTCAAGTTGCTCCTGCAACGCTACGAAGAACTGTCGGACTCACCTCCGAACGGAAAGATCGACCAGCATGAACAGCACCGGAA GACCCTCATATCGGCCCTGCACGTGTGGTTGGATAGTTACCCGGAGGATTTCAAGGATCCTCCAAATCATACCGCCCTCACTCACCTGCTCCATTTCTGCGAGGAGTTCCTGCCCGCCACCGAACTCCACGCCAAAGTACAACACAGGCTGGATAGGTACAGCAGGGAGGCCCAGGCCGATCCCTTGCTGGTACCGCCACCGGCTTTCGCTTTGAGAGCGGCGGCGGCAGGATGGAGGGTTTATAAACTTCCGGATGTTCCGGTCAGACATTTTGCCGAGCAGCTCACGAGGATGGATGTG GATCTCTTCAAGAAGTTGGTCCCGCATCAATGCCTGGGCGCTGTGTGGTCCCGGCGCGACAAGAGCCGTTCCCATGAGGCGGCGACCGTTCTGGCGACAGTAAACCAATTCAACGCCGTCTCCTTCAGAGTCATATCGTCAATTCTAGTCGAACCTGGTCTCAGGGCCGTGGACAGGGCACAAATCATATCGTGTTGGATAGACATAGCGCAGGAACTGCGGCTCATCAAGAACTTCTCCAGTTTGAAGGCCATAATATCCGGGTTACAGAGCAATCCAATCTACCGATTGCAGCGAACTTGGCAGGCAGTGCCCAAAGAAAAAATCGAGTTATTCGACGAGCTTGCCAAGATATTCAGCGAAGATAACAATCAGTGGACGCAGAGAGAGTTGTTGATGAGGGAGGGAACAGCGAAATATGCGGACACCGTGGGCGAGAACGACAAGcagttgcaaaaaatattccaGAAGCAGAACCATCACACGGCGAACATCTCGTTCGGGACGATTCCCTATTTGGGAACGTTTCTGACCGATCTAACGATGATCGATACCGCCATCCCGGACGTAATCGCCGACGGTCTGATCAACTTCGACAAGAGACGCAAAGAATTCGAGGTCCTAGCTCAGATTAAGTTGCTCCAAGGAGCGGCCAATGCCTACCATTTCAATGCCGACGCTGCCTTCGACAGATGGTTCGATTCGATTTTGGTATTGGACGATCGAGAGGCGTATCAGCTTAGCTGCCAGATCGAGCCCTCGCATTCAGGCAACAACGTCAAATCGAAGAAGAAAGTCTCGGTCGGCCATCAGAAAAACGATTCCATAGCGAGTACGTCGAGTAGCAATAGTTCCCAGTTTTATTGTGATATCGACAGCATGCCCAGTTCTCCGCATAACAGTATCGATAGGAAACTGAGTCCTTCTCAAATGTCGAATTCCAGCAGCAACTCGTCTCTGCCGTCGTTGGATGTTTCGTTGAACAGTTCGCATTCGGGGGGCGCCAGTAATAAATTACAAGTTCCTTACGGCGGCAATACGGGGACGTTGAGTCCGAGCCATTCCCAGAAAAGCAGTCCGGATTTTTATATTATCAAAGTTACTTACGAGACGGATAGTGTGGAGACCGAGGGAATAGTGTTGTACAAAAGTATCATGTTGAGTAATAACGAAAGAACGCCTCAGGTTATCAGAAATGCCATGTACAAATTGGGGTTGGAAGGTAATCCAGACCGATACACTCTCGCTCAAGTTTTGCCTGACAAAG AAATGGTTCTCCCTTCAAACGCCAATGTCTATTATGCTGTAAATCCATcctacaatttgaattttattttgcgtcCCAAAAGATCAGAAGAATCTGACGTTGCGGGGAAAAGTTCAAAGGGAAAGTGA